Proteins from one Ahaetulla prasina isolate Xishuangbanna chromosome 2, ASM2864084v1, whole genome shotgun sequence genomic window:
- the SPRYD4 gene encoding SPRY domain-containing protein 4 codes for MAAPILRGVRGQGWGLCSLGYRQMFRRDISFKLDEKTAHSSLDLFKKNTGVLYRMLGIDPTRVPQNPERFRDWAVVLGDTTISRGCHYWEVTVKRSQQFRIGVADVDISREVCIGMDDNSWVFAYGNRCWNAMFANETTPITNIGQTERVGLFLDYDRKRFSLVDIRQHMFIHNMSPEFRGSVVPAFALWDGELLTHSGLDVPEKLKQN; via the exons ATGGCGGCGCCCATCCTGAGAGGCGTGAGAGGTCAGGGCTGGGGTTTGTGCAGCCTCGGATACCGCCAGATGTTCCGGAGAG aTATCAGTTTCAAATTAGATGAGAAAACAGCCCACAGCAGCTTGGATTTATTCAAAAAGAACACTGGGGTCCTCTATCGCATGCTGGGGATTGACCCCACCAGAGTGCCTCAAAACCCTGAACGCTTCAGAGACTGGGCTGTAGTTTTGGGTGACACCACCATCTCCAGGGGCTGCCATTATTGGGAAGTGACTGTGAAACGATCACAACAGTTCCGCATCGGGGTGGCAGATGTGGACATCTCCCGGGAAGTCTGCATAGGAATGGATGACAATTCCTGGGTCTTTGCCTATGGGAATCGCTGCTGGAATGCCATGTTTGCTAATGAAACCACTCCAATCACTAACATTGGCCAAACAGAAAGAGTCGGCCTATTCTTGGACTATGATCGCAAAAGATTCAGCTTGGTAGATATACGACAACATATGTTTATCCACAATATGTCACCAGAGTTCCGAGGTTCTGTGGTGCCTGCCTTTGCCCTCTGGGATGGTGAATTGCTCACCCACTCAGGTCTGGATGTACCCGAGAAGCTCAAGCAAAATTGA